A window from Limanda limanda chromosome 14, fLimLim1.1, whole genome shotgun sequence encodes these proteins:
- the dhx33 gene encoding ATP-dependent RNA helicase DHX33, which produces MPNDPHPPPAKKFKPGSVFFRLDKNKPGMLLPRKGNAITPIEVQRKQLPIYQAKPQLLNQLRQLPNVILIGETGSGKTTQIPQYLYEAGIGRQGMVAITQPRRVAAISLAGRVAEEKRTQLGKLVGYTVRFEDVTSSETKLKFMTDGMLLREAIGDPLLLRYTVVVLDEAHERTVHTDVLFGVVKAAQRRRRELHKIPLKVIVMSATMDVDLFSEYFNKSPVLYLEGRQHPIQIYYTKHPQSDYLQAALVSVFQIHQEAPSSHDILVFMTGQEEIEALARTCRDIAKHLPDGCSPMVVIPLYASLPPAQQLRVFQPAPKGCRKVILSTNIAETSVTISGIKYVIDTGMVKAKRFNPDSGLEVLAVQRVSKAQAWQRSGRAGREDSGSCYRLYTEQEFDNLIPMTVPEIQRCNLASVMLQLMALGIPDVMNFDFMSKPSPEAVHSAVEHLELLGAVERKEGQVFLTALGKKMASFPLEPRYAKTILLSPEYSCSEEILCIVSLLSVDTVLFNPPARREEVLAARKKFSSSEGDHMTLLSIYRAFKKVSGNKEWCRENFVNSRNMGLVKDVQAQLKEICLKMNLKMESCGADTEDVRRCLAHGMFVNAAELQPDGSYLALDTHQPVAIHPSSVLFQAKPAYVVFNELLHTSRCYMRDLCLVDADWLLDAAPEYFGRKLHLTRS; this is translated from the exons ATGCCCAACGACCCTCACCCTCCTCCGGCTAAGAAATTCAAGCCGGGGTCAGTGTTCTTCCGTCTGGATAAGAACAAGCCTGGAATGCTGCTTCCTAGAAAGGGGAATGCGATCACTCCGATAGAAGTCCAGAGGAAACAGCTTCCGATCTACCAGGCGAAACCTCAGCTGCTGAACCAACTGAGGCAGCTGCCCAATGTCATCCTGATAG GTGAGACCGGGTCAGGGAAGACCACTCAGATCCCCCAGTATCTGTACGAGGCTGGCATCGGGCGCCAGGGCATGGTCGCCATCACTCAGCCTCGCCGGGTTGCTGCCATCTCGCTGGCAGGAAGGGTGGCCGAGGAGAAGAGGACTCAGCTCGGCAAGCTG GTTGGTTACACGGTGCGTTTTGAGGACGTCACCTCCTCTGAGACGAAGCTGAAGTTCATGACAGACGGCATGCTGCTGCGTGAGGCCATCGGAGACCCGCTACTGCTGCGCTACACCGTGGTGGTGCTGGATGAAGCTCACGAGCGCACCGTACACACCGATGTGCTGTTCGGCGTGGTTAAGGCTGCTCAACGCAGGCGGAGAGAACTTCACAAGATTCCCTTGAAG GTCATAGTGATGTCGGCCACAATGGACGTCGATTTGTTCTCTGAATACTTCAACAAGTCACCAGTGCTGTACCTGGAGGGAAGGCAGCATCCCATTCAGATCTACTACACCAAGCATCCCCAGTCAGACTACCTGCAGGCTGcacttgtgtctgtgttccAGATCCATCAG GAGGCGCCTTCGTCCCATGATATTTTAGTCTTCATGACGGGTCAAGAGGAAATCGAGGCTCTGGCGAGGACCTGCCGGGACATCGCCAAGCATCTTCCTGACGGCTGCAGTCCCATGGTAGTTATCCCGTTGTACGCATCGCTGCCCCCAGCACAGCAGCTCAGGGTCTTCCAGCCAGCTCCCAag GGTTGTAGGAAAGTCATCCTCTCGACCAACATCGCTGAGACGTCAGTTACAATCTCTGGGATTAAATATGTCATAGACACAGGGATGGTGAAGGCCAAACGTTTTAATCCAG ACAGTGGTTTGGAGGTGCTGGCAGTGCAGCGGGTCTCTAAAGCACAGGCCTGGCAGCGATCGGGACGAGCTGGCAGGGAGGACTCTGGCTCCTGCTATCGTCTCTACACCGAGCAGGAGTTCGACAACCTCATCCCCATGACTGTGCCTGAGATCCAGAG GTGTAACTTGGCCAGCGTGATGCTGCAGTTAATGGCTCTGGGGATCCCAGACGTGATGAATTTTGATTTCATGTCAAAGCCCTCTCCAG AGGCCGTTCACTCTGCTGTGGAGCATTTAGAGCTGCTGGGAGCcgtggagaggaaggagggccAGGTTTTCCTCACTGCTCTTGGAAAGAAGATGGCAAGCTTCCCGCTGGAGCCAAGATATGCCAAG ACCATCCTGCTGTCCCCGGAATACTCCTGTTCTGAGGAGATTTTGTGCATTGTGTCTCTACTGTCAGTAGACACTGTGTTGTTCAACCCTCCAGCCCGGCGAGAAGAGGTGCTCGCGGCGCGCAAGAAGTTCTCCTCCAGCGAAGGAGACCACATGACCCTCCTTAGCATTTACAGAGCATTCAAGAAAGTCAGTGGTAATAAG GAGTGGTGTCGGGAGAACTTTGTCAACAGCAGGAACATGGGTCTGGTGAAAGACGTCCAGGCGCAACTTAAAGAAATCTGCCTTAAG ATGAATTTGAAGATGGAGTCATGTGGAGCAGACACGGAGGACGTTCGCCGCTGCCTCGCCCACGGGATGTTCGTCAACGCCGCAGAGCTGCAACCCGACGGCAGCTACTTAGCTCTGGACACCCACCAGCCTGTGgccatccatccctcctctgTCCTTTTCCAGGCCAAGCCAGCATACGTGGTCTTTAACGAGCTGCTGCACACGTCGCGCTGCTACATGAGAGACCTTTGTCTGGTAGACGCCGACTGGCTGCTGGATGCAGCACCAGAATACTTTGGCCGCAAGCTCCACCTCACCAGGAGCTAA